In Bacillales bacterium, the DNA window GTCGCGTATATGATATTTGACCATTCTTCCAATGACCAAATGGTCCCCGCCGAGCGGAATAATTGTTTCCAACTTACATTCCATCTGAATCAGCGACTCTTTCACACGCGGCACCTTCACTTCGACGCTTTCCACAGGAGTTACGTTGGCTGCTTGGAATTCATCGACAGACGGAGGCAGGTGGCGGGACGTTTCGTACATTGCGTCAGCAAGTGGTAATGAAACGACGTTGATTACGAACTCCTTCATTCCGCGAATATTGATCAACGTGTCTTTAATGGTGCCTTGACGTTCATTTACCCCGGGGCCGATGGAAAAGCAAAGCATCGGCGGCTTTCTCGAAGCGACCGTAAAAAAACTGAAAGGCGCGAGGTTGCACACCCCTGCAGCATTCACGGTCGATACCCAGGCGATGGGCCGCGGAACGACGGAACCAATTAACAGTTTGTAAACATCTTTATCAGAAAGTTCATGGGGATCGATGACCATTTTACAACTCCTCAAGTCATTTTCGGTCGATTGTCGACACTCAATGCGAATGATTAATAATTCCATCCGCGGCGAAAGCCGCAATCTCTTCCTCGTCATAACCGAGACTTTTCAAGAGATCACCTGAGTGCTGGCCGAGAAGCGGCGGCGCCGTTGTTGCTGTACCGGACATTCTCGATAGTTTCAACGGAAATCCAAGCATTTTGAAAGTACCGGCATGCGGATGGTCCGCCTCGATAACCATCTCTCGTTCTTTTACATGCCGATCATCAAGGATGTCGGAAAATTGATTGACAGGTCCACATGGAATTTTTGCGGCTTCGAATTGTTGAATCCATGCCGATTTAGGGCGGCCGATGAATATATCGTCCAAAATGGAAATGAGCTCATTGCGGTGCTTGACCCTGTCAGGATTCGATTTGAAACGTGATTCTCGCAAAATATCCATATTCATTGAGTCCACAAAGCTTTCCCACAAACTGTCATTACCGACGGCAAGAATAAAATAGCCGTCCGATGCTTCAAATACTTGATAAGGGACGATATTCGGATGCGCACCACCAAGTGGTTTCGGATTCTCGCCCGAAGCAAAATAGTTTCCTGCTAAATAGGTTTGCCAAGAAATCATTGTATCGAGCAACGAAGCGTCCACCCACTGCCCTTCGCCCGAATATTCCCGTTCGCGAAGCGCAGCCAAAATTCCGATTACCGCCCACATGCCGGCCCCGAGGTCGGCAAGTGAAAAGCCGCCTTTTACGGGAGGTCTCCCCGGTTCGCCGGTAACCGACATCAACCCTCCCATACCTTGGGCAAGCACATCATACCCTGGCTTTTGTGCATACGGCCCCGTTTGGCCGAAACCCGAAATCGAAGCCAATATGATTTTCCGATTTCTTTTTTTCAACGTTTCATAACCGATGCCGAGACGATCAAGCGTCCCGGGACGAAAATTCTCAACGACAACGTCCGCATCTTTCACTAACCGAAAAAGAATTTCTTTGCCTTTCTCGGTCTTCAAGTTAAGCACAATGCTTTTCTTGTTTCGGTTCACGCTCAGAAAATAAGCACTTTCATCCCCAACGAAAGGCGGCCCCCATTCCCTTGTATCATCCCCCTTTGGGCTTTCGATCTTGATGACTTCCGCCCCCAAATCAGCCAATGTCATCGTGCAAAAGGGGCCGCTTAAAATTCTCGTCAAATCAACGACTTTCAATCCTTCAAGCGGAAGCATCTTATCACTCCTTAAAAATCGGCTTTCTCTTCTCGACAAATGCACGAACCCCTTCCGGAAAATCGTCAGGATCGACGCTTGATTGAAACCGGCCATGAACGGGCACATCGAATAGGGGATTGCTGAACGCGACCGCTTCCTTGACTGCCTGCAAGGACGAACAGGACTGACTCTTCACCTTTTTCGCTAATTTCGCGGCGAAATGATCCGGATTTTGCGTATCTGTCAATAAATAATTAATCAAGCCCCATTGCATTGATTCCTCTGGACTGAGTAAGCGGCCGGTATACACAAGGTCTTTCATTCTGCTCGGTCCGACTATGTTAACAATACGCTTCGTGAACGCCTTGCTTAAGGTGATGCCGAGCTTACCGATCGGCATGCCCATTTTCGTTTTCGAAGTGCCAATCCTTAAATCGCATGCCAATGCCAGTTCCAAACCCGCCCCCATAGCAGGACCGTTAATGATCCCGATTGTTGGCAACGGCAGCTTCTCGAACGCGGAAACCGCCTCTTCCATGAGGCGAAACGCTTCGTTTGCTTGATCGATGGTCATGGTGTTGAATTCTTTTATGTCCGAACCAGCGGTGAACAGCCCCCCGGCTCCTCGCAACAATACGACTTTGGTTTTTCGATGGAGAGGAATTCTTGTTGCCACCCGGCGTAATTCTTTCCACATGTTCGCCGTCAATGCGTTTTTGTACGCCGGACGATAAATTGTTACAATCGCGATGCCGCCGCTTTCTTGCAGCGAAATTTTTCCGTTCTTTTCAACGCGGCTAATGGTAACTCTCACATTACCGCCCCTCTCTCACTTAATCCTCCCGCTTTTTCTCGGCAATCGTGTTTTCGACTCTGCCAATCACGTCTTGATTATGCTTTTGCAAAATTTCGTGTGCTTTGTCAAATCGG includes these proteins:
- a CDS encoding flavin reductase family protein, encoding MVIDPHELSDKDVYKLLIGSVVPRPIAWVSTVNAAGVCNLAPFSFFTVASRKPPMLCFSIGPGVNERQGTIKDTLINIRGMKEFVINVVSLPLADAMYETSRHLPPSVDEFQAANVTPVESVEVKVPRVKESLIQMECKLETIIPLGGDHLVIGRMVKYHIRDDLYKNGRIDLQALQPVGRLAGNYTSVDHLFELPRKSTQKKQPTR
- a CDS encoding enoyl-CoA hydratase/isomerase family protein; protein product: MRVTISRVEKNGKISLQESGGIAIVTIYRPAYKNALTANMWKELRRVATRIPLHRKTKVVLLRGAGGLFTAGSDIKEFNTMTIDQANEAFRLMEEAVSAFEKLPLPTIGIINGPAMGAGLELALACDLRIGTSKTKMGMPIGKLGITLSKAFTKRIVNIVGPSRMKDLVYTGRLLSPEESMQWGLINYLLTDTQNPDHFAAKLAKKVKSQSCSSLQAVKEAVAFSNPLFDVPVHGRFQSSVDPDDFPEGVRAFVEKRKPIFKE
- a CDS encoding CoA transferase, with protein sequence MLPLEGLKVVDLTRILSGPFCTMTLADLGAEVIKIESPKGDDTREWGPPFVGDESAYFLSVNRNKKSIVLNLKTEKGKEILFRLVKDADVVVENFRPGTLDRLGIGYETLKKRNRKIILASISGFGQTGPYAQKPGYDVLAQGMGGLMSVTGEPGRPPVKGGFSLADLGAGMWAVIGILAALREREYSGEGQWVDASLLDTMISWQTYLAGNYFASGENPKPLGGAHPNIVPYQVFEASDGYFILAVGNDSLWESFVDSMNMDILRESRFKSNPDRVKHRNELISILDDIFIGRPKSAWIQQFEAAKIPCGPVNQFSDILDDRHVKEREMVIEADHPHAGTFKMLGFPLKLSRMSGTATTAPPLLGQHSGDLLKSLGYDEEEIAAFAADGIINHSH